The Maniola hyperantus chromosome 9, iAphHyp1.2, whole genome shotgun sequence genome includes a region encoding these proteins:
- the LOC138402740 gene encoding uncharacterized protein: MHRAIVVFCVFLVIVQGWAQTTTVNRCIHSGGQPPLNAFVHGCTKPPCQLPQLGDLIVDVTFAAPRKLSQMTTALTASVNVGGIEFNVPVNLREIASTCNFLTLPATCPIQGGEITHYRFKWHIEQFFPVGTVANIELRVLDNESNNEVLWCIRFPVRILPPASAQQDPTPVLAN, encoded by the exons ATGCATCGAGCAATTGTTGTGTTTTGTGTATTTCTTGTGATCGTGCAAGGATGGGCCCAGACGACCACTGTTAATAGAT GCATCCACAGTGGGGGGCAGCCCCCTTTGAACGCGTTTGTACATGGGTGTACCAAGCCTCCCTGCCAGTTGCCACAACTAGGTGACCTGATCGTCGATGTTACTTTCGCAGCAC CCCGCAAACTCAGTCAAATGACGACTGCATTGACAGCTTCTGTCAACGTTGGCGGCATCGAGTTCAACGTACCTGTTAACCTGCGAGAGATCGCCAGTACCTGCAACTTCTTGACGTTGCCTGCCACGTGCCCCATCCAGGGTGGAGAGATAACTCACTATCGCTTTAAATGGCATATTGAACAATTTTTCCCCgtg GGTACAGTTGCGAATATAGAGCTCAGGGTATTGGACAACGAGAGCAACAACGAAGTGCTCTGGTGCATCAGATTTCCCGTCCGAATCCTGCCGCCCGCATCGGCACAACAAGATCCAACCCCAGTATtggcgaattaa